The following proteins are encoded in a genomic region of Sebastes fasciatus isolate fSebFas1 chromosome 12, fSebFas1.pri, whole genome shotgun sequence:
- the cicb gene encoding protein capicua homolog, translating into MRPLKKHRGRSPPLTRGRGGRRRGGSQPLQEKDPKRVKRETLAKTTQHTPNTPINKQTPPTAANSDGEPITNSNTPTREESTELRKPVESVEKEGKKAEEKTEKEKISGTNGNSAVSTDTVAFPTSVPTPVSTATPLLATNHSPNVGSVSSRKTATFKARVPKKKYTYEHFVSNASALTTIPTSSPAFIHNSYCNTNSKVSDSVNTPNNNFKSSNNIGNNINKSIHVSINSSINRNTTSGISNMTNSSAGSHNTFINSSNRRNNCSGIQPSVLTVDSKATEANHFVSTEDKALRTADSQEKDSQAGGNESEGAPNSVRSSSTDTASEHSADLDVMEATGPSLHQKNTRYPAPLHNSHHKEASLSEGLAEALAKGMKNQRVLARQIKGTMESGVGATGDRRVKGIDSCPLSPTFRPGVVRRVSGGTVEIQLQGEENLVKYPFHGGTVMASSSGAESTVEFILDAPPPGMAPVAVRTRVCVPFGGDEGGPLLYREGIVTQVDPHPGVSFPYQVLLSEDRETLDNGGAGEEKEKRKANAQAVWVSRQSLRLLTPPWEVPHLDGGKAKEREREREREERERREEMEVEREVCQLSIGMGVLGGGARLGHGFPHEGVAGGHPYENTHPPPHHSSTVTSSVAGSTVRGCEDNYSDRERQKQPDTPEEDVEVSHFNMSLTVGPKPNAGTSQHRNILSKSSGHPPSSPNLSVVRGLGPPHLSTLASPQPPRSPALLGSEMNNTTPNLPPSKTTPTQTPTPTSGVGSSSTSSRSRTPLSLAQQKYKKGDVVCTPNGIRKKFNGKQWRRLCSREGCMKESQRRGYCSRHLSMRSKEMETTGGGGGGGGSSSGTVTPDLRGRASSEFEWDDTSRESSETSSRGDSRPRLVLPSLLPHDLSSRFDFDECEAATMLVSLGSSRSGTPSFSPISNQSPFSPAPSPSPSPLFGFRPANFSPITASPVLQHRRHRQPSGTGGGGAGGSKVTTPAGGGERERQTSGIQPSFHSNLMFTVPMSPSKRKPDAPPPPPLPSHHHDYTPKTELEQGHLNNSFRVLSPQTPASHSRTHTPTFSRPRGVTTPSSSRPPSSTAVSPPPLLVSPTPPSPLTPDGGPRRVVPVSQQALRDSPVIVRNPEVPLAKFTECPLGRGGGGGNEGGTDKTSSKDIGLSPLTPQPISGLQIPVPINAAAATVPNGTVLLRSPAQTLVLLSPTPSSLPTTDTSATPLQALSVTVSTTVTAPAPSSADSSAEREENRGTGFGGEVQQPVPCHPSPTALLPLILPAESLHPVPRKDIIMGRPGTVWTNVEPRSVPVFPWHSLVPFLAPTQSDASSLPGEGQHPVNHPQVASLKTECQGVASLSLEPAEAPPIVERGPPPRPPPSSDEPPPEKEKGDAERERPDSETESDVDDPFLPGVVPEQPLSIPPVKRRTQSLSALPKDGDKSSPGKREKDHIRRPMNAFMIFSKRHRALVHQRHPNQDNRTVSKILGEWWYALGPKEKQKYHDLAFQVKEAHFKAHPDWKWCNKDRKKSSSEGRGVPGGKDIRERSMSESTEPHSVELKGVGPGLAGVSERGTGEGHVGQLTRPRAFSQSAMHSLERSDRGNTQALAELAQMCGDGGGQFSSHAPPLSRSQRGVSEDMTSDEERMVICEEEGDDDVIEDPYPSSSIDLKCKERVTDSDSENGSGDESDRKRVFAPVICSSALSSSSHHTPHGRSVSLSSYPSSKRYDEGRSGGGGFSDHRRKDRGEGEGKDTFGGDGGGGGGGVQATSLSLTSGQSVISTSTAGGYLSSSVGSLGGNQLLGIGAVRMASTVVTNVMRPVISTALPIASKTRDGGTSSPHPPERKSLTPHQQPQFLIGSGAGGGVPATGGGYYSSSSPNPLGAGVGHGGVVTNLVLGGALSAQPAVQLFTPSHHPQPSQQQAFPSSAVSVPHSQTNGPLPLSLLQPQFLPASSLASPGGKAITQVQYILPTLPANANPKSPPQQLSQPTSFFNLPTAPPTHMSLANGKQQGTSPLTGYTSSSAVGVVSPGTRVQTQSPVLQGKMFVPMATVRTAPAPAHQFPIVAPPLPVQNGAQTGSKIIQIAPMPVVQSQLPQGGAVHAASPFPLTMGTAAVVAPGSAPSQAVLLPPAPTRIAYVQSTPGVPSTLPLVSTTTGSSTTQQALSVSGSAYVPSPLATLGFTAIAPPGQTLVQPLIAGQPPLLATAQSPQPSAPASGSGGQIVTAIYPSSSSVTMATGVVSMTAVPPSVVYSVSSPSSASPHILSKYTLTPTTITHSHPQPHPDRQADRHLPPDRPADRQTDRLAERQAELLTHSDRHLERQTSSSISSVAPPSGSVVSIRPCSPPLQIQIPGSTPGTPKLTQLPVRTPQKVKATVANIPVGSYEGGGRGKEREREKDREREREREREREREREREAAATSRFSFDSELAGQTGSPSTHSAEEPPSSDRPLEGSSASDSSDTRHRESTTTKEAAWKESLPSSPPPPPSAPEPTLPPPQTDKEGPPPKKVKIRPPPLKKTFDSVDKVLSEVYFEERFAELPEFRPEEVLPSPTLQSLATSPRAILGSYRRKRKNSTDLDSATDEQVSPKRKSRRRSSCSSEPNTPKSAAKCEGDIFTFDRAATDGEDILTDMEFDKVPYSSLRRTLDQRRALVMQLFQEQGFFPSAQATAAFQTRYSDIFPTKVCLQLKIREVRQKIMQTATPSDVSSLGIPDSLGPLPGPSGSQSGEGSMRGGGDLQDDDVDQGTEGSPEDPRDSQDSSR; encoded by the exons ATGAGACCATTAAAGAAGCACAGAGGGCGTTCTCCCCCGTTAACGAGAGGCAGAggggggagaaggagagggggCTCTCAGCCCCTCCAAGAGAAAGACCCCAAAAGAGTCAAGAGGGAGACGCTCGCCAAAACCACACAGCATACACCCAACACTCCCATCAACAAACAGACCCCGCCCACAGCCGCCAACTCTGACGGAGAACCAATCACAAACAGCAATACCCCAACGAGGGAGGAGTCTACTGAGCTGAGGAAACCTGTGGAGTCAGTtgagaaggaaggaaagaaagcagaagaaaagacagaaaaggagAAGATCTCGGGCACGAATGGAAATAGTGCCGTGTCCACTGATACTGTAGCATTTCCTACCTCTGTCCCAACGCCAGTCTCCACAGCCACGCCCCTTCTGGCCACCAATCACAGCCCCAACGTAGGCTCAGTCTCCAGTAGGAAGACAGCCACATTTAAGGCTCGTGTACCCAAGAAAAAATACACATATGAGCACTTTGTTAGCAACGCAAGTGCCCTGACTACCATTCCTACCTCCAGCCCTGCATTCATACACAACAGTTACTGCAATACTAACAGCAAAGTCAGTGATAGTGTGAATACGCCCAATAATAATTTCAAGAGTAGTAACAATATTGgtaataacattaacaaaagCATTCACGTTAGCATCAATAGTAGTATTAACCGTAACACTACAAGTGGTATTAGCAACATGACTAACAGTAGTGCTGGGAGCcataatacttttatcaatagCAGTAATAGAAGAAATAATTGCTCAGGTATTCAGCCATCAGTGCTAACTGTGGATAGTAAAGCTACAGAAGCAAACCATTTTGTTTCCACAGAGGATAAAGCCCTCAGGACAGCAGACTCCCAGGAAAAAGATTCCCAAGCTGGGGGAAATGAGTCAGAGGGGGCCCCTAACTCAGTGCGCTCCTCGTCCACTGATACAGCTAGTGAGCACTCAGCTGACCTGGATGTGATGGAAGCAACAGGACCAAGCCTTCATCAAAAGAACACCCGCTACCCAGCTCCTCTCCATAACTCGCACCATAAAGAGGCCAGTCTTTCAGAGGGACTAGCTGAAGCTCTGGCCAAAGGCATGAAAAACCAGAGAGTTCTTGCTCGCCAGATAAAGGGGACCATGGAGAGTGGAGTTGGGGCTACAGGGGACAGAAGGGTTAAGGGGATTGACTCATGCCCTTTATCACCTACATTCAGACCAGGGGTAGTGCGTAGGGTGAGTGGAGGTACTGTTGAAATCCAGCTCCAAGGAGAGGAGAACCTTGTTAAATATCCTTTCCATGGTGGGACCGTGATGGCGTCGTCATCAGGGGCTGAGAGCACTGTGGAGTTCATTTTGGATGCCCCCCCACCTGGCATGGCACCTGTGGCTGTCAGGACACGAGTGTGCGTGCCCTTTGGTGGAGATGAGGGGGGTCCTCTGCTGTACAGAGAGGGGATTGTCACTCAGGTGGACCCCCACCCCGGTGTGTCATTTCCTTACCAGGTGCTCCTGAGTGAAGACAGAGAGACTCTGGACAATGGAGGGGCaggggaagagaaagagaaaaggaaagcTAATGCTCAGGCTGTGTGGGTGTCCCGACAAAGTCTGAGGCTGCTCACCCCTCCCTGGGAAGTCCCGCATTTGGATGGTGGGAAGGCCaaggagagagagcgggagagggaaagggaagagagggagcggcgggAGGAGATGGAGGTAGAGAGGGAAGTGTGCCAGTTGAGTATTGGGATGGGGGTGCTGGGAGGGGGAGCAAGGTTGGGCCATGGTTTTCCACATGAAGGGGTTGCAGGAGGGCATCCTTATGAAAACACACATCCACCACCCCATCATTCCTCCACTGTGACTTCTAGTGTAGCTGGCAGCACTGTTCGTGGCTGCGAAGATAACTActctgacagagagagacagaagcagCCAGACACTCCTGAAGAGGATGTTGAGGTTTCTCATTTTAACATGTCCCTCACTGTTGGTCCCAAGCCAAATGCTGGGACCTCTCAGCACAGAAACATCCTCTCCAAGTCCAGTGGccaccccccctcctcaccCAACCTCTCTGTGGTGCGGGGTCTGGGACCCCCACACCTCTCCACCCTCGCTAGTCCTCAGCCACCCCGTTCCCCTGCCTTACTGgggtctgaaatgaacaacACCACTCCAAACCTACCTCCATCAAAGACCACTCCCACGCAGACCCCTACTCCCACTTCTGGGGTGGggtcctcctctacctcctctcgCTCCAGGACTCCCCTCTCATTGGCTCAGCAGAAATACAAGAAGGGCGATGTGGTTTGCACCCCTAATGGTATCCGTAAGAAGTTTAATGGTAAGCAGTGGAGGAGGCTGTGCTCCAGGGAGGGCTGTATGAAGGAGTCTCAACGTCGTGGATACTGCTCAAGACACTTGTCCATGAGGTCCAAAGAGATGGAGACAACAgggggaggtggtggaggaggaggcagcagcTCAGGGACAGTCACGCCTGACCTGCGGGGGAGAGCGAGCAGTGAGTTTGAGTGGGACGACACGTCAAGAGAGAGCAGTGAGACCAGTAGCAGAGGAGACTCCAGACCCCGCTTggtcctcccctccctcctcccccatgACCTGTCGTCACGCTTTGACTTCGATGAGTGTGAGGCCGCCACCATGCTTGTGTCATTAGGGAGCTCCCGCTCTGGCACCCCCTCCTTTTCTCCCATCTCGAACCAGTCGCCTTTCTCCCCGGCCCCCTCTCCCTCACCCTCCCCGCTGTTCGGCTTCAGGCCGGCCAACTTCTCCCCGATTACCGCCTCCCCGGTCCTGCAACACCGGAGGCACAGGCAGCCCAGCGGGACGGGGGGAGGAGGGGCAGGGGGCAGTAAGGTAACAAccccagctggaggaggagaaagggagagacaaACGTCAGGTATCCAGCCCTCCTTCCACAGCAACCTGATGTTTACAGTCCCCATGAGCCCCAGCAAACGAAAGCCCGACgcacctcctccaccacccctcccctcACACCACCACGATTACACACCCAAGACAGAGCTGGAGCAGGGGCACCTTAACAACTCTTTCAGGGTGCTCTCCCCCCAGACACCAGCTTCACattctcgcacacacacacccaccttCTCCCGACCCAGAGGAGTGACCACCCCCTCCTCCAGCAGGCCACCGTCCTCCACTGctgtctcccctcctcctctgctggtgtctccaacacctccttctcctctcactCCCGATGGAGGGCCTCGTCGTGTGGTCCCCGTATCCCAACAGGCCTTGCGGGACTCTCCTGTCATTGTGAGGAATCCCGAAGTCCCACTAGCAAAATTTACAGAGTGTCCCttaggaagaggaggaggagggggaaacgAGGGAGGGACAGATAAAACTTCATCTAAAGACATCGGCTTATCACCCCTCACCCCTCAGCCAATTTCAGGCCTCCAGATTCCCGTCCCCATTAACGCTGCCGCAGCCACAGTACCCAATGGCACCGTCCTCTTGCGGAGCCCAGCCCAAACTCTGGTGCTCTTGTCCCCGACACCCTCCTCCCTGCCCACCACTGACACCTCCGCCACCCCCCTGCAGGCCCTGTCAGTTACCGTCAGCACAACAGTCACAGCACCGGCTCCAAGCAGCGCGGACAGCTCTGCGGAACGAGAGGAGAACAGGGGGACAGGGTTTGGGGGTGAGGTCCAGCAGCCGGTTCCCTGTCACCCTTCTCCCACCGCTCTGTTGCCGCTGATCCTCCCAGCTGAAAGCCTTCACCCCGTCCCACGAAAGGACATCATCATGGGACGTCCTGGTACAG TGTGGACCAATGTAGAGCCCCGGTCAGTTCCAGTCTTCCCCTGGCATTCATTGGTCCCTTTCCTGGCACCCACCCAATCTGATGCTTCTTCTCTGCCAGGAGAGGGCCAGCACCCAGTCAACCACCCCCAAGTAGCCAGTCTGAAGACAG AGTGTCAGGGGGTGGCATCGCTGTCACTGGAGCCTGCAGAGGCACCTCCCATTGTAGAGAGAGGTCCTCCGCCCCGGCCTCCCCCCTCTTCTGATGAGCCGCCTCCagagaaggagaaaggagatgcagagagggagaggcctGACAGCGAGACAGAGAGTGACGTGGATGACCC CTTCCTCCCAGGAGTTGTACCAGAGCAGCCCCTCTCTATACCACCAGTAAAGAGACGCACTCAGTCCCTCAGTGCGTTGCCCAAAGATGGAGATAAGAGCAGCCCTGGAAAG AGGGAGAAGGACCACATCCGGCGACCAATGAATGCATTTATGATTTTCAGTAAGCGCCATCGAGCATTGGTGCACCAGCGGCACCCAAACCAGGACAACAGGACAGTCAGCAAGATTCTTGGGGAGTGGTGGTATGCTCTGGGACCTAAGGAGAAACAAAAGTACCATGATCTGGCCTTTCAG GTAAAAGAGGCCCACTTTAAGGCCCACCCAGACTGGAAGTGGTGCAACAAAGACAGGAAGAAGTCTAGCTCTGAGGGCCGTGGGGTGCCCGGTGGCAAAGACATCAGAGAGAGAAGCATGTCCGAGTCCACAG AGCCCCACTCTGTGGAACTGAAGGGAGTTGGTCCAGGTCTGGCGGGCGTGTCTGAAAGGGGCACAGGAGAAGGTCATGTGGGCCAGCTCACCCGTCCCCGAGCCTTCTCTCAAAGTGCCATGCACAGCCTGGAGCGCAGTGACCGGGGTAATACACAGGCCCTGGCAGAACTGGCACAG atgtGTGGGGATGGTGGCGGTCAGTTTTCGAGTCATGCCCCACCCTTGTCACGGTCCCAGCGGGGGGTCAGCGAGGACATGACCAGTGATGAAGAGCGCATGGTCATCTGTGAGGAAGAGGGAGATGACGATGTCATTG AGGACCCTTATCCTAGCAGTTCCATAGACCTCAAGTGTAAGGAGCGGGTGACTGACAGCGACAGTGAGAACGGTTCTGGCGACGAAAGTGATCGGAAG AGAGTTTTTGCTCCAGTCATTTGCTCCTCTGCATTATCATCTTCCTCACACCACACCCCTCATGGCAGGAGTGTCTCACTGTCGTCTTACCCCAGCAGCAAGCGTTACGATGAGGGAAGATCAGGAGGGGGAGGTTTTTCAGATCACAGGAGGAAGgatagaggagagggagagggtaAGGACACATTTgggggtgatggaggaggaggaggaggaggagtgcaaGCCACGTCTCTCTCCCTTACTTCTGGCCAGTCAGTCATCTCCACTTCTACAGCTGGAGGGTATCTTTCCTCATCAGTAGGTTCACTGGGGGGGAACCAACTCCTGGGCATTGGCGCTGTAAGGATGGCATCTACGGTGGTGACCAACGTAATGCGTCCTGTTATCAGCACGGCGCTCCCCATCGCCAGCAAAACCAGGGATGGAGGCACATCCAGCCCGCATCCGCCAGAGAGGAAGTCCCTGACTCCCCATCAGCAGCCACAATTTCTGATTGGTTCAGGAGCAGGAGGCGGGGTCCCAGCCACAGGGGGTGGGTACTACTCTTCATCATCACCTAATCCTTTAGGTGCAGGCGTGGGCCATGGTGGCGTAGTGACTAATTTGGTGTTAGGAGGGGCTCTGTCTGCTCAACCTGCTGTACAGCTCTTCACCCCCTCCCACCACCCTCAGCCCTCCCAGCAGCAGGCCTTTCCCTCCTCCGCTGTTTCAGTACCGCATAGCCAAACCAACGGGCCGCTGCCTCTGTCCCTGCTTCAGCCCCAGTTCCTTCCCGCCTCTTCCCTAGCATCCCCCGGGGGTAAGGCCATCACACAAGTCCAGTACATCCTGCCCACCCTACCTGCCAACGCCAACCCCAAGAGTCCGCCTCAGCAGCTCAGCCAGCCAACTAGTTTCTTCAACCTCCCCACAGCTCCACCCACACACATGTCCCTGGCCAATGGGAAGCAGCAGGGGACAAGTCCACTGACAGGATATACGTCCAGCTCAGCAGTGGGAGTGGTCAGCCCGGGAACTAGAG TGCAAACACAGTCTCCAGTGCTCCAGGGCAAAATGTTTGTTCCCATGGCAACAGTACGGACAGCGCCAGCCCCTGCCCATCAGTTTCCCATTGTGGCTCCACCTCTTCCGGTCCAGAACGGTGCTCAGACGGGAAGCAAG ATCATCCAGATAGCTCCCATGCCTGTGGTCCAGTCCCAGCTGCCTCAAGGTGGAGCAGTCCACGCTGCCAGCCCCTTCCCTTTAACAATGGGCACAGCTGCTGTGGTGGCTCCAGGATCAGCCCCCTCCCAGGCTGTACTCCTGCCACCAGCTCCTACCAG GATCGCCTATGTTCAGTCCACTCCAGGGGTCCCATCCACTCTGCCTCTGGTCTCCACGACAACAGGCTCTTCCACCACCCAGCAAGCCCTGTCGGTGTCTGGATCTGCATATGTGCCATCGCCCCTGGCAACACTCGGGTTCACAGCCATCGCACCACCTGGACAGACGCTGGTTCAACCACTGATTGCAG GTCAGCCACCACTCCTAGCCACAGCTCAGTCCCCACAGCCCTCCGCCCCAGCCTCAGGCTCCGGGGGCCAGATAGTCACCGCCATCTACCCTTCTTCATCTAGTGTCACTATGGCAACAGGGGTGGTCTCCATGACAGCCGTACCCCCCAGCGTGGTCTACTCCGTCTCCAGCCCTTCCAGCGCTTCCCCCCACATCCTGTCCAAATACACATTAACCCCCACCACAATCACGCACTCACATCCGCAGCCCCATccggacagacaggcagacaggcaccTGCCTCCGGACAGACCTGCGGATCGACAAACTGACAGACTGGCTGAGAGGCAGGCGGAACTGCTGACGCATTCGGACAGACATTTGGAGAGGCAGACCTCCAGCAGTATCAGCTCAGTGGCACCTCCCAGTGGCTCAGTTGTGTCCATAAGGCCCTGCAGTCCTCCACTTCAGATCCAAATACCTG GCAGTACACCAGGTACACCCAAACTAACCCAGCTTCCAGTCAGGACCCCTCAAAAGGTGAAGGCAACAGTCGCAAACATCCCCGTGGGCAGCTATGAGGGAGGAGGccgaggaaaagagagagaaagggagaaagacagggagcgagaaagggagagggagcgagagagggagcgagagagggagagagaagctgCAGCCACTAGTCGCTTCTCCTTTGACTCTGAGCTGGCGGGGCAGACAGGGTCTCCATCAACACATTCTGCTGAGGAGCCGCCGTCCTCCGACAGACCCCTGGAGGGCTCCAGTGCATCGGACTCCTCTGACACACGACACAGAGAAAGCACAACGACCAAAGAG GCTGCATGGAAGGAGTCCCTCCCCTCCTCACCTCCCCCGCCTCCATCAGCCCCAGAACCCACCCTGCCACCCCCACAGACTGACAAAGAAGGTCCTCCACCCAAAAAAGTCAAAATCCGCCCACCACCACTTAAGAAGACGTTTGACTCGGTGGACAA GGTGCTGTCAGAGGTGTATTTCGAGGAGCGCTTTGCCGAGCTGCCAGAGTTTCGGCCTGAGGAGGTTTTGCCTTCGCCCACCCTGCAGAGTCTGGCCACTTCACCCCGCGCCATTCTGGGCAGCTATCGCCGCAAGAGGAAGAACTCTACAG ATTTGGACTCTGCCACTGACGAGCAAGTCTCTCCTAAGAGAAAGAGTCGTCGGCGCTCAAGCTGCAGCTCGGAGCCCAACACGCCTAAAAGTGCCGCCAAGTGCGAGGGAGACATCTTCACCTTCGACAGagcag CCACAGACGGAGAAGACATCCTGACAGATATGGAGTTTGATAAGGTGCCGTACTCCTCCCTGCGACGAACACTGGACCAGAGGCGAGCGCTGGTCATGCAGCTGTTCCAGGAGCAGGGCTTCTTTCCATCAg CTCAGGCCACTGCAGCCTTCCAGACAAGATACTCCGATATATTCCCCACTAAGGTGTGTCTGCAGCTGAAGATCAGGGAGGTCCGGCAGAAGATCATGCAGACGGCTACCCCCTCTGACGTCTCTAGTTTAGGCATCCCCGACTCGCTCGGCCCCCTCCCTGGACCTTCTGGCTCCCAGTCAGGAGAAGGATCAatgaggggagggggggaccTGCAGGATGACGACGTGGATCAAGGGACAGAGGGGAGCCCAGAGGATCCTCGGGATTCACAGGACTCTTCTAGATGA